CTCATCCGTCTGCCATGCGGCTATCCGGTCCGGGTTCATGTCCACAACCGTGACTTCGATCTTTTCGCACTTCTGGGCAATCTTGGCCATCGTCGGCCCACCCACATATCCGGCTCCTATACAACAGATTTTCATGTATTCCGTAAGAAATATCTTCGTTACCCGCTGGCGAGGATATTTATTCCTTTCCCTTTTTAAACCCAAGGCTTGACGCAACCCCTGTTTATTTTAATAAGTAATAAATATGAATCATAAGCACGTGGCCTCCCTGTTGGACTTACGGCAATTCACAATCTAATCCTTCTTTAGCGGTGGTTCCATTATACCATCCTAACTACCTCAACACTCTTCTTAAATGAAAACACGCAACCCCCGTATTGGAGTGATTCTCGACCCCTGGGAATACTCAAGTTTCATACCCAAGCACATTTTACAAAAGCTAGAGGAAATCAGCGACGATATCCATTTTGCTGAGGCATCCTCTTTCCAGGGCGAGGATGAATGGAAAGCATGGCTGAAGGAAATTCGTCCAGAAATTATCCTGACGGGATGGATGACCCCATCCCTGCCGGAAGACTGTTTAAAGGAAATCCCGGAGTTGAATTACATGTGCCATCTCGTCGGGTCGGTCAAGGGGACCGTATCTGACGATTTGATTGCTGAAGGACTTATCGTGACCAACTGGGGGCATTCAATTTCCCGGACAGTAGCCGAATGCGGTTTGATGCTGGCGATCGGTGCCCTGAGAAGGGCGTCATTCTGGACATTGGAAATGCATAACCGCGCGGGATGGAAGGACCGCAAAAAAGTGGAAACCGGTTCGCTCTTTGGGCGCCGTGTGGGCCTGCACGGATTTGGCGCAATATCCCAGGAGCTCCGCAGACTGCTGGTTCCGTTTGACTGCCCTGTCTCGACCTTTTCTCCCAGTGTCCCCGATGCGCTTCTTGCGGAGCATGATGTGCTGCGCGCTGACACGCTGGAGGATCTCTTTTCCAAAAACGATGTGATTTTCGAGTTGGCTGCCCTTACGCCTAAAAACCGTGGGATCGTTACTGAGGAACTTTTGCGGATGATTGAGCACGGTGGAGCCTTCGTGAATATTGGCCGTGGTGCGGTTGTGGATGAAGTGGCCCTTGCCAAAGTTGCGGCGGAGGGAAATATTCAGGTTGCCTTGGATGTGTTTGGTGAAGAACCCCTGCCAGCTGATTCTCCCTTCAGAAAACTGGACCAAGTCTTTACGCTTCCGCATCTTGGAGGCCCGACTATTGATCGCCGGCAGGATGCCACACTGCATGGAATTAGGAATATTCATCGCTATCTGGCCGGGGAACCGATGATGGACCAGATCACGGCCGAGGTGAGTAAGCGGATATCCTGATTTATGAAGCTACCAGCTGACTACGTGTTCTGGCAGGAATCTGCAGAGCAACTCGTTGATGCTTTGATGGCCTTGGCAGATCCAGAGGGATCCGAGATTCCCTTATCCGGAAAGGCAAGTGACCATGATGCGAACGCGGACAGGCTGGAAGCCTTTACCCGGCCCTGTTTATTGTCCGCTTTCTGGTTGCAATCCCTACAGCACGGCAACGACTCAGGTAAGCGGGAACGGGTGGCCTCCTGGCTGAGGCAAGCCTTGTTGCGCGGAACTGACCCTGAATCACCCTGTTATTGGGGGCCCAACACAAACTACCATCAGAATGGGGTGGAGATCGGTCTGCTCGCCAGTGCCTTGCTCCTGGCACGGGAATATTTGTGGAATCCATTCAGCGATGAGGAAAAGTATCAGGTCAGTCGCTACATTGCCACAAACCGGGCAACCGGCCATGTGTGGAACAATCATTTTTATTTTGGGCTTCTCGCATTGGAGTTTTTAAGGGAAATCGGCATGGACCGTCCAGCTGACGCCGCCTCCATTGAATCCTGGTTTTCTGAAATGGAGGGAATGTACCGCAGCCAGGGCTGGTTCATGGATGGGGTGAATCAGAGCTACGATCATTACAATGCCTACGCCTTTCATTTCTACGGTCTGCTATGGAGTCACCTCTTCGGACATACCAATCCGGAGCGCAAGGCCCGCTGGTGCGGTTGGGCCGGCGAATTCCTTGACGAGTACCAGCACGTGTTCGCGGCCAGCGGGGAACATCCAGCGTTTGGCCGGTCGATCACCTACCGTTTCAATGCCTGTGCGCCCTTTCCTTTAGCCGCGCTTCTTGGCGTGAGTCCGCTCTCTGCAGGAAGGGCCCGTCGCCTCTGCAATCGCAATCTCCGCTTTTTCCTTGAGAAGCCGATTTACCAGGAGCAAGGGGCGATCGGAATCGGTTGGACCGATGTGTTCCCCGAGTTGTCCGAAGGGTATAGCTGCGCAGGATCCGTTTATTGGGCATCCAAGGCTTTTTCCGCTTTGCTCCTCCCCCC
This region of Oceanipulchritudo coccoides genomic DNA includes:
- a CDS encoding hydroxyacid dehydrogenase; translated protein: MKTRNPRIGVILDPWEYSSFIPKHILQKLEEISDDIHFAEASSFQGEDEWKAWLKEIRPEIILTGWMTPSLPEDCLKEIPELNYMCHLVGSVKGTVSDDLIAEGLIVTNWGHSISRTVAECGLMLAIGALRRASFWTLEMHNRAGWKDRKKVETGSLFGRRVGLHGFGAISQELRRLLVPFDCPVSTFSPSVPDALLAEHDVLRADTLEDLFSKNDVIFELAALTPKNRGIVTEELLRMIEHGGAFVNIGRGAVVDEVALAKVAAEGNIQVALDVFGEEPLPADSPFRKLDQVFTLPHLGGPTIDRRQDATLHGIRNIHRYLAGEPMMDQITAEVSKRIS
- a CDS encoding DUF2264 domain-containing protein — protein: MKLPADYVFWQESAEQLVDALMALADPEGSEIPLSGKASDHDANADRLEAFTRPCLLSAFWLQSLQHGNDSGKRERVASWLRQALLRGTDPESPCYWGPNTNYHQNGVEIGLLASALLLAREYLWNPFSDEEKYQVSRYIATNRATGHVWNNHFYFGLLALEFLREIGMDRPADAASIESWFSEMEGMYRSQGWFMDGVNQSYDHYNAYAFHFYGLLWSHLFGHTNPERKARWCGWAGEFLDEYQHVFAASGEHPAFGRSITYRFNACAPFPLAALLGVSPLSAGRARRLCNRNLRFFLEKPIYQEQGAIGIGWTDVFPELSEGYSCAGSVYWASKAFSALLLPPDHPFWVDAEEPLASEEGEYVRVQKDAGLVFRSIDGEVEILNAGTEISPMNMTKFGPWKWGKLAYRTGMGFQIGHQGEYYNKFAGWYSRDGGLTMEGGSDTRIHGRHYTQPFELDKDHLSCTYALGDKLEQLLTIVETSIWWNKGWLLEIHWTDAYQPVLFTLGGYALPSREAQSFKRKSDGCIHSVATNSRYSALQPLLGFEGVLWDERTDDDERRSHVQAPYHVTPLAQTGKASGERVLAALVYGGNKEEEAKPWECLSIQRGKWILEHPSLGNWTITHSALPSLNL